A single region of the Serinus canaria isolate serCan28SL12 chromosome 11, serCan2020, whole genome shotgun sequence genome encodes:
- the GABARAPL2 gene encoding gamma-aminobutyric acid receptor-associated protein-like 2 encodes MKWMFKEDHALEHRCVESAKIRAKYPDRVPVIVEKVSGSQIVDIDKRKYLVPSDITVAQFMWIIRKRIQLPSEKAIFLFVDKTVPQSSLTMGQLYEKEKDEDGFLYVAYSGENTFGL; translated from the exons ATGAAGTGGATGTTCAAGGAGGACCACGCGCTGG AGCACAGATGTGTCGAGTCCGCAAAAATCCGAGCCAAATACCCCGACCGTGTCCCG GTCATAGTGGAGAAGGTCTCAGGATCTCAGATTGTTGATATTGACAAGAGGAAGTACTTAGTACCGTCTGACATCACCGTGGCTCAGTTCATGTGGATCATCAGGAAGAGGATTCAACTGCCATCTGAGAAGGCAATATTCCTCTTTGTAGACAAGACTGTCCCACAATCCAG cTTAACTATGGGACAACTTtatgagaaggaaaaggatgaGGATGGATTCTTGTACGTTGCCTACAGTGGAGAGAACACATTTGGTCTCTGA
- the TMEM231 gene encoding transmembrane protein 231 isoform X2, with protein MAGVELYSHPALYTRYRAGFCSAAALALLLITALTYVPPLLVAYRSHGFWLKQSAYLEQPTVRFQYEALFVATIGSGPGSFLAWSTFPTFNRLQEDRLRVPLLSRMSTFVMQSMAFLQFFSPVPGSQLYVNGDLKLNQRQLLNHCGLDTRYNVSVVNGTSPFASDYDLANIIAAYWDRNVTTVFSDPSPVWMTGRAMDTPFIINATIRYPVEVILYQPGFWEIIKFAWIQYVSILLIFLWVFGRIKTFLFQNQVLTTIPVSPVLPVSPVLSYKQHQS; from the exons ATGGCTGGCGTGGAGCTGTACTCGCATCCCGCGCTGTACACGCGCTACCGGGCTGGGTTCTGCTCCGCCGCTGCACTGGCCCTCTTGCTCATCACGGCGCTCACCTATGTGCCGCCGCTGCTGGTGGCCTACCGGAGCCACG GTTTCTGGCTGAAGCAGAGCGCGTACCTGGAGCAGCCCACTGTTCGTTTCCAGTACGAGGCTCTCTTCGTCGCCACCATCGGGTCCGGCCCGGGCAGCTTCTTGGCGTGGAGCACATTCCCAACGTTCAACAGGCTCCAGGAGGACCGGCTTCGAGTCCCGCTCCTGTCG AGAATGTCAACATTTGTGATGCAGAGCATggcttttcttcagtttttttctcctgtgccagggtctcagcTCTATGTGAATGGAGACTTGAAATTAAACCAGAGGCAATTACTTAACCACTGTGGACTGGATACCAGATACAAT GTGTCTGTGGTCAATGGCACAAGTCCTTTTGCAAGTGACTATGATCTGGCAAACATCATTGCAGCATATTGGGATAGAAATG TGACAACAGTCTTTTCAGATCCCAGCCCTGTTTGGATGACTGGAAGAGCAATGGATACACCATTTATCATTAATGCCACCATTCGTTACCCAGTGGAAGTTATCTT ATATCAGCCAGGATTTTGGGAAATTATTAAATTTGCCTGGATCCAGTATGTCAGCATCCTCCTTATCTTTCTTTGGGTGTTCGGTAGGATTAAGACATTTTTGTTCCAGAATCAGGTGTTGACTACAATTCCAGTATCACCAGTTCTGCCTGTATCTCCAGTACTATCCTACAAACAGCACCAGTCCTGA
- the TMEM231 gene encoding transmembrane protein 231 isoform X1: protein MAGVELYSHPALYTRYRAGFCSAAALALLLITALTYVPPLLVAYRSHGFWLKQSAYLEQPTVRFQYEALFVATIGSGPGSFLAWSTFPTFNRLQEDRLRVPLLSTREEDKNQDGKMDQLHFKLELPLQPTEHVVGVQLILLFSYQLYRMSTFVMQSMAFLQFFSPVPGSQLYVNGDLKLNQRQLLNHCGLDTRYNVSVVNGTSPFASDYDLANIIAAYWDRNVTTVFSDPSPVWMTGRAMDTPFIINATIRYPVEVILYQPGFWEIIKFAWIQYVSILLIFLWVFGRIKTFLFQNQVLTTIPVSPVLPVSPVLSYKQHQS from the exons ATGGCTGGCGTGGAGCTGTACTCGCATCCCGCGCTGTACACGCGCTACCGGGCTGGGTTCTGCTCCGCCGCTGCACTGGCCCTCTTGCTCATCACGGCGCTCACCTATGTGCCGCCGCTGCTGGTGGCCTACCGGAGCCACG GTTTCTGGCTGAAGCAGAGCGCGTACCTGGAGCAGCCCACTGTTCGTTTCCAGTACGAGGCTCTCTTCGTCGCCACCATCGGGTCCGGCCCGGGCAGCTTCTTGGCGTGGAGCACATTCCCAACGTTCAACAGGCTCCAGGAGGACCGGCTTCGAGTCCCGCTCCTGTCG acgagagaagaagacaaaaatcaaGATGGCAAAATGGATCAGTTGCATTTTAAACTGGAACTTCCATTACAACCAACAGAGCACGTAGTTGGTGTTCAGCTAATTCTACTCTTTTCCTACCAGCTTTAT AGAATGTCAACATTTGTGATGCAGAGCATggcttttcttcagtttttttctcctgtgccagggtctcagcTCTATGTGAATGGAGACTTGAAATTAAACCAGAGGCAATTACTTAACCACTGTGGACTGGATACCAGATACAAT GTGTCTGTGGTCAATGGCACAAGTCCTTTTGCAAGTGACTATGATCTGGCAAACATCATTGCAGCATATTGGGATAGAAATG TGACAACAGTCTTTTCAGATCCCAGCCCTGTTTGGATGACTGGAAGAGCAATGGATACACCATTTATCATTAATGCCACCATTCGTTACCCAGTGGAAGTTATCTT ATATCAGCCAGGATTTTGGGAAATTATTAAATTTGCCTGGATCCAGTATGTCAGCATCCTCCTTATCTTTCTTTGGGTGTTCGGTAGGATTAAGACATTTTTGTTCCAGAATCAGGTGTTGACTACAATTCCAGTATCACCAGTTCTGCCTGTATCTCCAGTACTATCCTACAAACAGCACCAGTCCTGA